In Thermoanaerobaculales bacterium, one genomic interval encodes:
- a CDS encoding WYL domain-containing protein, translated as MLSDSLTKAGRLVELQLAFWKNPRRALTTAELARRVGVAPRTMRKYLTELSCSGRLPITREGRGWRLAEHATLEIAPVRFLLEEAVAVYLAARLLVQHADEPNPAVAGAIAKLAVEVPKEMREPLDLLAHRVRSSGREAFATVFRTLAYGWALRQVVRVRYSPRSRPAPYECDLSTYLLEPAAIGSALYAVGHADPPGALRVLKAERIVDATLTDRIFEAPAPDDLLARLDTAWGVWISDGEPAEVELRFDAEVAARVRETRWHPTQSLSPLPGGGLSMTLTVSSTTEIIPWILGWGPLCEVIRPDDLRARVAAELARASERYAAR; from the coding sequence GTGCTCAGCGACTCTCTCACCAAGGCCGGACGGCTGGTCGAGCTCCAGCTCGCGTTCTGGAAGAACCCGCGTCGCGCCCTCACGACCGCCGAGCTGGCGCGACGGGTCGGCGTCGCCCCGAGGACGATGCGCAAGTACCTCACCGAGCTCTCCTGCAGCGGGCGCCTTCCGATCACTCGCGAGGGCCGGGGGTGGCGGCTCGCCGAGCACGCGACCCTCGAGATCGCCCCGGTGCGCTTCCTGCTCGAGGAAGCGGTCGCCGTCTATCTTGCGGCCAGGCTGCTGGTCCAGCACGCCGACGAGCCGAACCCGGCGGTCGCCGGCGCGATCGCCAAGCTCGCAGTCGAGGTGCCCAAGGAGATGCGGGAGCCGCTGGACCTCCTGGCTCATCGCGTCCGCTCGTCGGGCCGCGAGGCGTTCGCCACCGTCTTTCGCACCCTGGCCTACGGCTGGGCGCTCCGCCAGGTCGTCCGCGTCCGCTACAGCCCGCGCTCGCGGCCCGCGCCCTACGAGTGCGACCTGTCGACCTACCTCCTCGAGCCGGCCGCCATCGGCTCGGCGCTCTATGCGGTCGGCCACGCCGATCCTCCCGGCGCCCTGCGGGTGCTGAAGGCGGAGCGGATCGTCGACGCGACGCTCACCGACCGGATCTTCGAGGCCCCGGCGCCCGACGACCTGCTCGCCCGCCTCGACACCGCCTGGGGGGTGTGGATCAGCGACGGTGAGCCGGCCGAGGTCGAGCTGCGCTTCGATGCCGAGGTCGCAGCCCGCGTCCGCGAGACCCGCTGGCATCCGACCCAGAGCCTCTCGCCGCTCCCCGGAGGCGGGTTGTCGATGACCCTTACCGTCTCCTCGACGACCGAAATCATCCCGTGGATCCTCGGCTGGGGCCCGCTGTGCGAGGTGATCCGGCCGGACGACCTACGGGCCCGGGTCGCCGCCGAGCTCGCCCGCGCGTCCGAACGCTATGCTGCGAGGTGA
- the cas3 gene encoding CRISPR-associated helicase Cas3': MATRTDYFKYWGKANRALSDSGRHPLVYHCLDVAAVGAVLLSRHPTLLDRLARLTEIPAHSLRPWLLWLLCQHDIGKMATSFQRLREDLWPHPLPHRYRYDVRHDTLGYLLWERRLLDNQMPWSGADVDLRQAMLALARAAHGHHGRPPQSVPWQTTWFREEDIAAASYLLSEFSLLVFRSERPPALVVGDSSEFRRKVAIASWSIAGFAVLADWLGSDRDAFPFVAAEMPLQRYWDFHAVPAAEEVVNRSAIIPVPAAPAAVFSSLFPQHFAPTPLQSAVEETPLSDGPQLIIIEDLTGSGKTEAALELASRLLGGALAESLYFALPTTATADAMYARVSGAYRRLFCTGTTPSLVLAHSRRDLSTEFRSSIGPEGSTQHSSYSLDEDAGPVCSAWLADSRKKALLAQVGVGTIDQALLATLGVRHQPLRMFGLLGKLIVVDEVHACDAYMNELLSCLLKVHAADGGSAVLMSATLPLDTRTRLVRSFCEGAGFDAPEVLEAHYPALLRVGSDGVWHRRVEPPAWCRRALGFQLADDEQEVMRWIIDRSSAGACVCWVRNTVRDAIRAFDELRDVLPEHVLTLFHARFALADRLAIERRVVSAFGKTSDPGERRGRVVVATQVVEQSLDLDFDEIVTDLAPLDLLLQRAGRLRRHPRGRAGELTSGQDLRGKPILQVLSPFPTDDPPANWIRGSLPGTAAVYPHHGQLWLTAMVIESRREVQLPDDLRDIIEEVFGADAQDRIPESLDRSVIDVEGNRAADRALARHNAIEVDLGYGGGFTSWTDLEDARTRLGAPTVTLRLARWDGRHLSPWYGDHPGDWRLSEVSIGRSSLARISEPDDPDLAAAMKDATASWGAAEKWYVLVPLVRRGDEVWSASAFDDRDRSVTVTYHPLRGLEVAR; this comes from the coding sequence ATGGCGACTCGGACGGACTACTTCAAGTATTGGGGGAAGGCTAACCGGGCCCTCTCCGATTCCGGTCGACATCCGCTCGTGTATCACTGTCTCGACGTCGCAGCTGTTGGGGCGGTGCTCCTCTCGCGGCACCCCACCTTATTGGACCGCCTCGCCCGCCTGACCGAGATCCCTGCGCACAGTCTCCGGCCGTGGCTACTATGGCTCCTCTGCCAGCACGATATCGGCAAGATGGCCACTTCCTTCCAGAGGCTGCGTGAGGATCTCTGGCCACACCCGCTACCCCACCGCTACCGCTACGATGTTCGTCACGACACTCTGGGGTATCTGCTTTGGGAGCGGCGTCTCCTCGACAACCAGATGCCGTGGTCCGGGGCGGACGTCGACCTGCGCCAAGCAATGCTCGCACTTGCCAGAGCGGCGCACGGCCATCACGGACGGCCCCCTCAATCTGTCCCGTGGCAGACCACCTGGTTCCGAGAGGAGGACATTGCCGCCGCTTCGTATCTCCTCTCGGAGTTCTCCCTATTGGTCTTTCGCAGCGAACGCCCACCGGCGCTCGTTGTGGGCGACTCGAGCGAGTTCAGGAGGAAGGTGGCCATCGCCTCGTGGAGCATTGCTGGCTTTGCGGTGCTGGCCGACTGGCTGGGCTCGGATCGGGACGCGTTCCCCTTCGTCGCGGCCGAAATGCCGCTCCAACGCTACTGGGACTTCCACGCCGTGCCGGCAGCAGAAGAAGTCGTCAACCGATCGGCGATCATCCCGGTACCTGCGGCCCCCGCCGCGGTGTTCTCGTCACTCTTTCCCCAACATTTCGCGCCCACCCCACTTCAAAGCGCTGTCGAGGAGACCCCGCTGTCCGACGGCCCGCAGCTCATCATCATCGAGGACCTCACAGGGTCCGGCAAGACCGAGGCCGCACTGGAACTCGCCTCGCGACTCCTGGGGGGCGCGCTCGCCGAAAGCCTCTACTTCGCGCTTCCGACAACTGCAACGGCGGACGCGATGTACGCAAGGGTCAGTGGGGCTTACCGCCGGCTCTTTTGCACCGGAACCACCCCGAGCCTGGTACTGGCCCACTCACGCCGCGATCTGTCGACCGAGTTCCGGTCCTCCATCGGGCCCGAGGGTTCCACACAGCATTCCTCGTACTCGCTCGACGAGGACGCTGGGCCCGTGTGCTCGGCCTGGCTCGCGGACAGCCGCAAGAAGGCCCTCCTCGCACAGGTCGGTGTTGGGACGATTGACCAGGCTCTGTTGGCGACGCTCGGAGTGCGGCATCAGCCGCTGCGGATGTTTGGGTTGCTCGGCAAACTCATAGTGGTCGACGAGGTTCATGCCTGCGACGCGTACATGAACGAGCTCCTGTCGTGCCTGCTTAAGGTCCATGCCGCCGACGGTGGAAGTGCCGTGCTGATGTCAGCCACCCTTCCCCTCGACACCAGAACGAGACTAGTGCGGTCGTTCTGCGAGGGCGCGGGATTCGACGCGCCGGAAGTTCTGGAGGCACACTACCCGGCTCTCCTCCGCGTCGGCTCCGATGGTGTGTGGCATCGAAGGGTAGAGCCCCCGGCTTGGTGCCGCAGGGCTCTTGGCTTCCAGCTTGCTGACGACGAGCAGGAGGTCATGCGCTGGATTATCGATCGATCGAGCGCGGGGGCGTGTGTTTGTTGGGTGCGCAACACCGTTCGCGACGCGATCCGCGCCTTCGATGAACTTCGAGACGTGCTACCCGAGCACGTTCTGACCCTGTTCCACGCACGGTTCGCACTCGCCGACCGGCTTGCGATTGAGCGGCGGGTCGTTTCCGCCTTCGGGAAAACCAGTGATCCGGGCGAACGAAGGGGGCGGGTGGTGGTCGCAACGCAGGTTGTCGAGCAGTCCTTGGACCTCGACTTCGACGAGATAGTGACCGACCTCGCCCCCCTCGATCTGCTGTTGCAGCGCGCCGGGCGGCTTCGGCGCCATCCTCGAGGAAGAGCCGGCGAGCTCACGAGCGGCCAGGACCTCCGGGGGAAGCCGATACTTCAAGTCCTCTCGCCGTTCCCCACCGACGATCCACCCGCCAATTGGATCCGCGGGTCCCTCCCTGGAACCGCTGCGGTGTACCCGCACCACGGTCAGCTCTGGCTTACCGCCATGGTGATCGAGAGCCGCAGGGAGGTACAGCTACCGGACGACCTTCGGGACATCATCGAAGAGGTTTTCGGGGCCGACGCTCAAGACCGCATCCCGGAGAGTCTCGACAGGAGCGTGATCGACGTCGAGGGCAACCGTGCTGCCGACCGGGCTCTGGCCCGGCACAATGCAATCGAGGTTGACCTCGGGTACGGTGGCGGCTTCACCAGTTGGACAGATCTGGAGGACGCACGCACCCGCCTCGGGGCGCCCACCGTAACCCTCAGGCTCGCGCGATGGGACGGCCGCCACCTGTCGCCGTGGTATGGCGATCACCCTGGCGACTGGCGTTTGTCAGAGGTCTCGATAGGCCGCTCGTCGCTCGCGCGCATTTCGGAGCCGGACGATCCCGATCTGGCGGCCGCGATGAAAGATGCCACGGCGTCGTGGGGCGCGGCAGAAAAGTGGTATGTGCTGGTGCCGCTCGTGCGCAGGGGCGATGAAGTCTGGTCTGCGTCCGCCTTTGACGATCGGGACCGATCGGTCACCGTCACCTACCACCCCCTGCGGGGACTCGAGGTGGCGAGATGA